Within the Pseudomonadota bacterium genome, the region GTTCCAGGCGGTTGCCTGCCCACACTTGCAAGGTGTAGGTCCAGCCCGGTGCTGGCGCATGCGGCAGGCTCTGCGACATCGATGAGCCAGCCTTAGAAAGATAGGCAATCTGGCGCCCCCCAGGCGCCAGCCCCCCCGCGTACATGGTCGCCGGCGGTGCCACCACGCCATGGCGTTGGCCCTGCCACTGCGCCATGGCGAACTGATACTGCTCGACCCGGGGCACTTCGAAGCTGGCATTGGCAAGCGGCTGCAGACCGGGCGTCGGGAGAGCACCCCCGGTGATGGCGGGTGTGCTGGCCTTGTCGTCCGGTTGAACAGGGGCCGTGGCGGGTGTCTGCGCAGGACCCGCCACGGTGATCGGCCTCCCGCTGCTGTCGCACAGCGCGTGCGCCACCGGCATGGCCGGGCGCCGCCCAAGGCTGTTGAGATAGTCGACATCCACCGAGTAACGCGACGCGTTGTAGCGGCCGTACTGCGCGAGTAACCGTACTCGATAGGTGTACAGGCGATCGTCCTCAGCACGCACGTGATTCAGGTACTGGATCCCGTCGAATTGCGGATCGATGGTGAGCGTAATCTCGCCGCTGAACAGGCGCAGGACGATCCCCTGCTGGTCGACCGCCCAGCGATGCTGATCATCGAAAACGTTGTCGAAGCCGATCACGCCATCCGCGCGCAGGAAGATGTTCGCCCCCATAGAGCCGGTGTCGCGATAGCGAGCCGCAAGCGCTGAGTCCCAGTCCTTGCCGATCACCTGCTGGCGCGCGATGTAGCGGGGGCGGCGCTCCAGCACCCATAGGGTATCGGTGAAACCTCGCGCTCGAATCTTCTCGTAGTCGAGTTCCGCCGTTGCGCAATCGCGCACGCGCAGGTAGTCGAGGGCGGGCCACACCGCGGCGGGGGTGAAGCCTCGACGGGTCGGGCGGAGGAAGAGGTTCTGATCGGCAGCGCTGGGGCCAGGGAGCGCCACTTCCCGCCAGTACAAATGCTTGGATCGTTCGATCACACCTGGCCACTGCACTAGCTGGTCGCGTGTGGTCTCGCAGCGCTGCACCAGGGCCTTCTCCTGTAGTTCCGCGCGGTGCTTGCGAAGCAGCGCGCAGCGCTCGCCCCAGTGTTGGTAGGTATCGTTGAGGAGCGCTCGCGTCGCCGAGCCGGCGCGTGGCCCTAGGCGGTCGTGTTTCTTGAATCGTGGCGATCCCTTGGCGTCGAAGGTATAGAAGCCGCCGTCGAAGATCAGCAACGGTTCGCGCAGCGTGAAAGCATCCGTCAGCTGCGCGAGATTACTCACCGAGTCGGTGGCTTCGTGGTAGTTGACCTCGACCGCCGACGTGGCTCGCACCAGCGCGAAGTGCAGCTCGATGATGTCGTGCTGCATCGCATCCTCGAACACCGCGTACATCACCTTGGTGGTGGTGAGGTCTCGCTTGTTCCGACGCGCTTGGGATTGGGTCTCCGAGAAGCGCTCCTTCAGCGCCGTCTTGGCCTTGCCCGTGGCGCCGCGCTGCTCCTTGCGCAGTGCGCGCACGACCTCTTCCAGCTCGGCGGCCTCTCGCTCCAGCTTGTCGCGGTAGGCGCCGATCTCCGCGATCGACGCGGCGCTCACGGCGATACTGCCTTCCACCTCCAGCTGCCACTCCAGCACGTTGTACCGGGGGGGGCGCTTGTCACGGGTGGTTGAGCCGCGAGGCTTCAGGAACACCGGCCCACCGGGGGGCTTGGCGTTTACCAGGTAGCGTGTGTTGAGGAAGGTGACTGGCGCGTAGGCGCCGACGAGACCGGCCTGCAAACGTGCCACCTCGTTATCGCTCACCGGCGGTGCCGTCTCGGTGATCATCTGCTCGAAGGTGGCGCCGTACGCCCGAGGGGAGCCGGTACTCAACACCCCAAACACCATCCAACAGCACGCAACCAGAACGGGGTGCTGCGCCCCCATCACCCTGAGAGAACCATCCACAGGAGATCTCCTTCTAACCCGTACACGTCGGGGTCACGGTGCCGTTTGCGTCAGGTGAGTATCCAGTGACTATTGGGGATTATCCAGGTGACGAATGCCCTCATTCGCAGGGTCCGAGCCGGTATATGCCGTCCTCTTCGTCTTCGGACGCGTCGATGAAGGCCGCGTACGTGGGATAGCCGGGGTAGTTGATGCAGACCCTGCGAGTGTTCGGGCGCAGCTCCACGGGCCAGAGCTGGCGTGCGCGCGGCCGTAGGGCATCGTGCTCCACCAGTTCGAGGCGGCGCTGCCATCGTGCGCCTACGGCGGCGCCCGGGGCGTCGAGGAGGCGCAAGCCGTGGACCAAGTACTCACCGTCGATCTCGTCATAGTCCCAGTAGCCCACCACTTCTACCGGGGGCGCTGGAACGGGGCCGCGCCACCCCAAGAGTGCGCCGAGCCCAAGGACGGCGCTGAGGGCGAGGATCGAGGGAAGGTACCGTTTCGTCGAATTCTCGGGGGATACCTGCACCTGCATCGATTCATGCGCTGGCGCCATTGGTGCCACGACCTCCGGAGCGACCTCAGCCTGCAGGTGGCGAGCGGTCTCCTCGCTCACCGATGGCCAACGTTCCTCGACGAGCGCCTGAACGAAGGCCTCGGGCCACGAGCCCGTCTTGGCAAGGTGGGCCGGCGATGCCCCGGCGGCGGCCAGCGCTCCAGATAAGCGCCGAGCGTCCACGAGATAACGGGTGGTAGTACCAAGGGGACGGTTGCCCGTGCGACTCGATACCCCCTCGACGCCGTCGTAGCACTGCGTGTCCTCGAGGAGTTCCTGCCACGGGAGCGCAGGTTGCCCAGCGGCCGCAGTAGCAGCACAGAACCTCGCGATGACCGCTTGCGTATGGTGCCCCCACCGATCCGTACGACGGCCACTGGCGATTGCCTGGGCGGTGAGCAGCAGTCGCTTCTCTCCGGCCTCCAGCGCTGACGGGCGGACATCGAACAGCTCCTTGGCCAGCAACACGAGGTCAGGGCGCACTGCAAAATAGGCTCTGTCCAACAGAAGATCCGTGGTGGTAGTGAGTCCGCTGCCAGCGCGCCACACCTGTTGCTGAGTGTCAAATGCACAGAGGTCGGGGATATTCACCGCACCTTGCGCCTCGCTGGGACTCCAAACGGATCCATTGACCGCGCAAAGGAGAACGTTTGGGCGCAATTCAATCGCTCGCAAGGCATTATCCAGAAGTCAGAACAACACCCCAACTGAGATTTCCCTGAGTGCCGAATAGCAGCTGATACGCCCCAAACACAGCTAGATGTGCACCACATCTCGACCATGACTTGCCGATGACCAAGCGGAATACCGCAGGCGCATCAAGAAAAAAACTCCAATGCTGGGCAGGCGCTCGGATAGCTTTACTTACGCCCTAGAAGTTGCTGAGGATGTGACCTCCGCGTAAGCCGAACAACGAGACGAACATGCATCGATTTCCTCCCCACCACGGTGGGCTGCGCTGCAGCAGCCTTGCCGCCATCAGCCTGCTGACGCTCATCGCTTTCTCGCCCCTCGGGGCGAGCGCCGAGGGAGGCCAGGTTCAACCCGCCCACCCGGAACTCGGCCGCGTGCCCGTCTCCGCCCAGTTCCGCTTCCCCGACGACTTCATTCCGCGCTCCCAGTCCACCTCCATCGTCTGCCAGGTCATGGTGAGCAAGCGCGGCGAGGTGGGCGCGCGCAAATGCGCCCAGCACGGCGGCGGCGACCGCCTGCGATTCTGGCTGCGCAATGAGATCCTGCACCGCCTGAAGCGCGCCAAGTTCCGCCCTGCGGAGATCGACGGGGAGCGGGTGGCGGTGTCCATGCCGATCCGGGCCCAGGTCGATTGCGACTCCCGGGGGCGCTGCGAGGTCAACGTGTTCCCCAACGCAGGGCTGCACGCTCGTGACTTCGGGAACGACTACTACGGCCCGCAGGAGATCATCGGCAAGGCGGGCACCTGGTACGACCGCCTCGTCGCCAGCGACGACTGCGACGCTGGTGACGCGGAGGTCTGCAAGGACATCTCGGCCTTCGCTTTCGGCGCCTCCGTGCAGGTCGGCGCCGATGGTCTGGTCACGGGCGTCGGCGTAGTGAAGGGCGTCGACCCGGGCAGCTTCCCCGTCGATGCGGCCTTCGAACACCTCGTCGAGTCGCGCTACATCCCGGCGCGGGAGAGCGAAGGCTCCACGATGGCGTTGGTCACCCACACGCCGACGCTGCACAAGCGCAACAGCCGCTACTCTGCGACGGACGTGAAACCCGCGTTCTTGGGCGTTTCCCCTTTAACTGGGTCACCTCGCAGAAGCACCAGGCGGGTAATCCCCTTCTCCCACAGCGCGGAAAGATGGTCTGCAAACGCCGCACGATCCGCAAACCGCACCAGCGTCACATGGGCGGCGGTGGGCGTTTCGGTGAGGCCTTGCAATTGGTGCGGCCAGGTCAAGCCATTTTCCACCGCCGACCCACCAGCGCCGAACGTCACTGTCTGAAACGCGGGCTCCAGCCTGCGCATCGCGTGGGCGCAGGTAAGCAATCCACGCTCCGCTGAAAACCCTTTGGGCGGGAAAAACTCAAAACTCACCGCGCCGCGAGAACCCTCGTTTGAAGGGTCATCGGATCCGCTCTCCTGTGACGAATGTATCATGGAATTAAGATGTGAAGGGACCGGCATGGTGAAAGCTCCTGCGTGAATGCAGGCGCAAGATCATATAAATATTTCTTTATGTCAACATTTACATAAAGAAATCTTTATGTCATGGAAGCAATCCTGGAGAGCATGAATGCGCCGTAGATCACGCGAGCGCTGCTCACCGTCAAAACGGCAACAGAATGTCGCTTTTGGCATGGTTTGTGAGCCATGGTCGTGGAGATAGTCAGGGCGAAACGGTGGCGCATCTTGCGGCGCGGCACCGCCCCAAAACAGCGGCCACTAGGCCACAGTAAAAATGGCTCATAGAGCCGATTATTGAAGGCTCACAGAGCCGTGGAGACAGAGCTTTGACCCGCACCATCGTTGCATCCGCCACCAAGGAAGTCGTGATCGGCTTTGATCAAAAATTCTGCGTCATCGGTGAGCGCATCAACCCGACCGGACGGAAAAAGCTGGCAGCAGAAATGCAAGCAGGCAATTTTGAAACCGTTAGGTCCGACGCCCTCGCGCAGGTCGCGGCCGGGGCAACCATGCTGGACGTTAATGCGGGCGTCACCTCTGTGGACCCCAACGCAACCGAACCGGCATTGCTCGTTCAGACGCTGGAAATGGTGCAGGACCTCGTCGACGTACCCCTCTCCATCGACTCATCCGTCACCGCCGCAATCGAAGCAGGCTTGAAGGTCGCCAAAGGTCGCCCACTGGTCAATTCAGTCACCGGTGAGACGGAAAAACTCGAAGCCATTCTGCCGCTGATCAAAAAATATGATGTGCCGGTGGTGGCCATCTCAAACGACGAAACAGGCATTTCCGAAGATCCCGACGTGCGTTTCGCGGTGGCCAAGAGCATCGTTGAGCACGCGGCAGATTACGGTATTCCGGCCCATGACATCGTGGTTGATCCGCTCGTCATGCCGATTGGTGCGATGGGCACGGCTGGCAAGCAGGTGTTTGCGCTGGTGCGCCGCCTGCGTGAGGAACTCGGCGTCAACACGACGTGCGGTCTCTCCAACATCTCTTTTGGCCTGCCCCACCGCCACGGCATCAACGCAGCCTTCATCCCCATGTGCATCGCATCGGGCATGACCAGCGCAATCATGAACCCATGCCGCCCGCAGGAAATGGAAATGGTCCACGCCGCCAACGTCCTGGCCGGCAATGATGCCGACTGCACCGACTGGATCATGAACTACAAAAACCACACAGCCACCGCCCCTGGCGCAACACCCGCTCCAGCGCAAACCTCAACAGGCGCACCAAAACGCAGAGGCGGACGCGCTGCTCGGGCTGGGTGAAGAATACAAACTGCGAAGTTACCACCTTTTCGTGTGCCGTTTGGCACTGATACAAAACTCAAAAATTGCAAGTGATGGACTTCATGATCCGCAATTCCTGCGAAGCAAATTAATCGAAGAGGCAGTCTTATGAATACGAAATCCTTAGCGCTCGT harbors:
- a CDS encoding methyltetrahydrofolate cobalamin methyltransferase — encoded protein: MTRTIVASATKEVVIGFDQKFCVIGERINPTGRKKLAAEMQAGNFETVRSDALAQVAAGATMLDVNAGVTSVDPNATEPALLVQTLEMVQDLVDVPLSIDSSVTAAIEAGLKVAKGRPLVNSVTGETEKLEAILPLIKKYDVPVVAISNDETGISEDPDVRFAVAKSIVEHAADYGIPAHDIVVDPLVMPIGAMGTAGKQVFALVRRLREELGVNTTCGLSNISFGLPHRHGINAAFIPMCIASGMTSAIMNPCRPQEMEMVHAANVLAGNDADCTDWIMNYKNHTATAPGATPAPAQTSTGAPKRRGGRAARAG